From a region of the Fibrobacter sp. UWB2 genome:
- a CDS encoding lipid-A-disaccharide synthase produces the protein MQNVNEENSPYILFCAGEDSGDMIGAEMVSTAVQQGFKVVGLGGPLMQEKGLQPLWDYNELPVSGVGDVVPKYFSLKNVFEVLSDAAESKKCLGIVAIDYPGFNMKLARLAKKWGKPMLYVAPPQIWAWKSKRASLFKQAHNIRLAVFFDIEAQAYKQMGVETARIKHPIASWVYDQVEPRSDILLLPGSRRDSALRNLPSFVTVAERYRNVWADRNSGPLPDVIVVASREHLEVPLLVALESLYDGRLPSWLKVVVAPKLISERLNFYSSYSAALTSFGTSTLEMACVGIPFAACIVPDFLTYAMGKFMVKSEFLSLPNAIFGCGVTPEFIIRHKLNDRMTDAIVDALFQQDIGTADEIALRLRKALDVGKTSSELVSEFLAQFLKR, from the coding sequence GTGCAAAACGTTAACGAAGAAAATTCTCCTTACATCCTCTTCTGTGCAGGAGAGGATTCCGGCGACATGATTGGCGCCGAGATGGTATCGACTGCCGTACAGCAGGGCTTCAAGGTCGTTGGCTTGGGCGGTCCGTTGATGCAGGAGAAAGGGCTCCAGCCCTTGTGGGACTACAATGAGCTCCCGGTTTCGGGTGTGGGCGATGTGGTGCCGAAGTATTTCTCGTTAAAGAACGTTTTTGAAGTCTTGAGCGATGCCGCTGAATCCAAGAAATGCCTTGGCATTGTGGCGATTGACTATCCTGGTTTTAACATGAAGCTTGCGCGCCTTGCTAAAAAGTGGGGAAAGCCCATGCTTTATGTGGCGCCTCCGCAAATTTGGGCTTGGAAGTCCAAGCGGGCTAGCCTTTTTAAGCAGGCTCACAATATACGCTTGGCGGTGTTTTTCGATATCGAGGCCCAGGCGTATAAGCAGATGGGTGTCGAAACGGCCCGTATCAAGCATCCGATTGCAAGCTGGGTCTATGACCAGGTCGAGCCGCGTTCTGATATTTTGCTTTTGCCGGGAAGCCGCCGTGATAGTGCGCTTCGTAACTTGCCTTCGTTTGTGACTGTTGCCGAAAGGTATCGCAATGTGTGGGCGGATCGCAATTCGGGACCGCTACCGGATGTGATCGTTGTTGCTTCGCGCGAGCATTTGGAAGTGCCTTTGCTGGTGGCTCTAGAATCGCTTTACGATGGCCGCTTGCCGAGCTGGCTGAAGGTCGTTGTTGCGCCTAAGCTTATTAGCGAACGCTTGAATTTTTATTCAAGCTATTCGGCTGCGCTTACCTCGTTTGGAACGAGTACGCTCGAAATGGCGTGTGTCGGGATTCCGTTTGCGGCCTGCATCGTGCCGGACTTTCTTACTTATGCGATGGGCAAATTTATGGTCAAGTCCGAGTTCCTTTCGCTCCCGAATGCCATTTTTGGTTGCGGCGTGACACCGGAATTTATCATTCGCCATAAGCTGAACGACCGCATGACCGACGCCATTGTCGATGCTTTGTTCCAGCAGGACATTGGGACTGCAGACGAAATCGCCTTGCGTCTCCGCAAGGCGTTGGATGTCGGTAAGACTTCTAGTGAACTAGTGTCTGAATTTCTTGCTCAGTTCCTCAAGCGTTAA
- the dnaE gene encoding DNA polymerase III subunit alpha, with product MAFVHLQTHSEFSILQASARLDDILAAAAAENAPAVALTDHGAMFGILEIQTRGKELNKKRKEQGLPPVKTVYGCHIYVDTPSASQKDPTTFERLTLLVENEKGYYNLLRIVSYRYEDGERWAEIPSVPLETINEFKEGIIAIAGDYFSRYGQNVASGRDSLALEYMDRLNEIFDHDHLYISVCDNGIPQQKNVNKFNVELAKKYGREVVAVGDVHYIKPEDATSHKILRCISLKVTLNGFEDKRFPTEKFYFRTEKEMVELFGDIPGAIENTVKIAERCNFTVKTGIGDEFWPRFKIPDEFLASEEYQNIKAIMKAEYDAEYPVVRERELKGIIKDRKKKVKANYCAEKGIAEDALTDADNAEIDRLSQPEFFDEDDNKAWNKNIHRWCKPGGDADIYITHLCNERLKWRFPDEDFKFPAHETNVGKRMYKELNCIRNMNVAGYLLIVWDFINWSREHGIPVGPGRGSAAGSLVTYIIGITDIDPLTFDLLFERFLNPERVSMPDIDTDFADRDRGRVIQYVTDKYGKECVGQIITYGMLKSKAVITDVARVLGIPPAEAKAITKLFPQRTLNFSLKQAWTGKDKKGNNLEDGYSPEPLQAMIGSRASYQNLWDVAKRLEDLPRQTGVHACGVVITPTPIYNLAPLYRAAPEDTPVVMYDKHYAEDIGLLKMDFLGLINLSIIQDTVRMVEQNRNIKLVMNKIPIDDKATFELLGKGLTTTVFQFESPGMQKYLRELKPTRIFDLIAMNALYRPGPIDQIPHFIARKNGKEEIDCYHPDLEQVLGETYGVIVYQEQVMKLAQILGGYSLGGADNIRRIMAKKMPEKMAKLEPEFFQKCLDKGYDKAMIQKVWDAVLPFCGYAFNKSHAAAYAYVAYQTAYLKTHYGPEYMAASMTSKMGKTEDTVTIILECKRLGIPVLSPNINTSLGVFSANTKGQILYGLAGIRNVGIAVVEDVVAERERRGIYKDIFDFCKRVTEYQAAQPEKRPPLNKKVLECLIMAGALDDLPGSRAVQVATVDRALEVAMRSQEDKAKGQVSLFDLGGPAAMPNTAEVLEEAEEWTAMEMLNKERSVLGLFLSGHPLDEFRPELTGFTSCSLSEDEITRYVGDTVVVGGVVIRMRSIETKRGDTIGSGAIQDFQGEIEMFFKKDVWERLRDTVSVDDRVLVKGVLEQQRDRDGYQIIVEEVVQLDRVRCDMVDYIHANFTVGMLTDEFLDKLEVEMKANLADEYCHGCQMVFHLEADSGFEHAVVLKKYKVVYTQELLQWLKTDLGALKVWVSNRAKR from the coding sequence ATGGCGTTCGTTCATTTACAGACTCATTCTGAATTTTCGATTTTGCAGGCTTCGGCCCGACTTGATGATATTTTGGCGGCTGCCGCAGCAGAAAACGCACCTGCTGTTGCTTTGACGGACCATGGTGCCATGTTTGGTATTCTTGAAATCCAGACGCGTGGCAAGGAACTGAACAAAAAGCGCAAGGAACAGGGACTCCCGCCGGTTAAGACGGTTTATGGCTGCCACATTTACGTGGACACGCCGAGTGCAAGCCAGAAAGATCCGACAACATTTGAACGATTGACGCTCCTCGTCGAGAACGAAAAGGGCTATTACAACCTGCTACGCATTGTGAGTTACCGCTACGAAGACGGGGAGCGCTGGGCAGAAATTCCGTCCGTGCCGCTCGAGACGATTAACGAATTTAAGGAAGGCATTATCGCCATTGCGGGCGATTATTTTAGCCGTTACGGCCAGAATGTAGCTTCGGGCAGGGATTCTCTTGCGCTCGAATACATGGACCGCCTGAACGAGATTTTTGACCACGACCACCTGTACATCTCGGTTTGCGATAACGGGATTCCGCAGCAAAAGAACGTGAACAAGTTTAACGTGGAACTTGCGAAAAAGTACGGTCGTGAAGTCGTTGCCGTGGGCGATGTCCATTACATCAAGCCCGAAGATGCCACATCGCACAAGATTTTGCGCTGCATCTCGCTTAAGGTCACGCTGAACGGTTTTGAAGACAAGCGTTTCCCGACGGAAAAGTTCTATTTCCGCACCGAAAAGGAAATGGTGGAACTGTTCGGGGATATCCCGGGCGCTATCGAGAATACGGTCAAGATTGCCGAACGCTGTAACTTTACCGTGAAAACCGGTATCGGTGATGAATTCTGGCCGCGTTTCAAGATTCCTGATGAATTCCTCGCTTCTGAGGAATACCAGAACATCAAGGCCATCATGAAGGCGGAATACGATGCGGAATATCCGGTCGTTCGCGAACGTGAACTCAAGGGTATCATCAAGGACCGCAAAAAGAAGGTCAAGGCAAATTACTGTGCTGAAAAAGGCATTGCCGAAGATGCGCTGACCGATGCGGACAATGCCGAAATCGACCGCCTATCTCAGCCGGAATTCTTTGATGAAGATGACAACAAGGCTTGGAACAAGAACATACACCGTTGGTGCAAACCGGGGGGCGATGCCGATATCTACATCACGCATCTTTGCAATGAACGCTTAAAGTGGCGATTCCCCGACGAAGATTTTAAGTTCCCGGCTCACGAAACGAACGTGGGCAAGCGCATGTACAAAGAGCTCAACTGTATCCGTAACATGAACGTCGCGGGCTACTTGCTCATTGTGTGGGACTTCATCAACTGGTCTCGTGAACACGGCATTCCCGTGGGCCCGGGGCGTGGTTCCGCTGCTGGTTCCTTGGTCACTTACATCATCGGTATTACCGACATCGACCCGCTCACTTTCGACCTCCTTTTTGAACGATTCCTGAACCCGGAACGTGTGTCCATGCCGGATATCGATACGGACTTTGCAGACCGTGACCGCGGCCGCGTGATCCAGTACGTGACGGACAAGTACGGCAAGGAGTGCGTGGGCCAGATTATTACCTACGGTATGCTCAAGTCGAAGGCGGTGATTACGGACGTCGCGCGCGTGCTCGGGATTCCGCCTGCCGAAGCGAAGGCCATTACGAAGCTCTTCCCGCAGCGTACGTTGAACTTTAGCCTAAAGCAGGCCTGGACGGGTAAGGACAAGAAGGGCAACAACCTCGAAGATGGTTACAGCCCGGAACCGTTGCAGGCGATGATTGGCAGCCGCGCAAGCTACCAGAACCTTTGGGATGTCGCAAAGCGACTTGAAGATTTGCCACGCCAGACGGGCGTGCATGCTTGCGGCGTGGTGATTACGCCGACCCCGATTTACAACCTTGCTCCTCTGTACCGTGCCGCTCCGGAAGATACGCCGGTGGTGATGTACGATAAGCACTACGCCGAAGACATCGGACTTTTGAAGATGGACTTCCTTGGGCTTATCAACTTGTCCATCATTCAGGATACGGTGCGAATGGTCGAACAGAACCGCAACATCAAGCTTGTGATGAATAAGATTCCGATTGATGACAAGGCGACGTTCGAACTTTTGGGCAAGGGCCTTACGACGACGGTGTTCCAGTTCGAATCTCCGGGTATGCAGAAGTACCTGCGCGAGCTGAAGCCGACTCGAATCTTTGACCTTATCGCTATGAACGCCCTGTACCGACCGGGGCCGATTGACCAGATTCCGCACTTCATTGCCCGTAAGAACGGCAAGGAAGAGATTGACTGCTACCATCCGGACTTGGAACAGGTGCTTGGCGAAACGTACGGCGTTATCGTGTACCAGGAACAGGTGATGAAGCTTGCCCAAATTCTGGGTGGCTACTCGCTGGGTGGCGCTGACAACATCCGCCGTATCATGGCTAAGAAGATGCCGGAAAAGATGGCAAAACTCGAGCCGGAATTCTTCCAGAAATGCTTGGACAAGGGCTACGACAAGGCGATGATCCAGAAGGTCTGGGACGCCGTGCTCCCGTTCTGCGGATACGCATTTAACAAGAGCCATGCTGCAGCTTACGCTTACGTGGCTTACCAGACGGCGTACCTCAAGACGCATTACGGCCCGGAATACATGGCTGCATCCATGACCTCCAAGATGGGTAAGACCGAAGATACGGTGACCATCATTTTGGAATGCAAGCGCCTTGGAATCCCGGTCTTGTCGCCGAACATCAACACGTCTTTGGGTGTGTTCTCGGCGAATACGAAGGGCCAGATTCTTTACGGTCTCGCGGGTATCCGCAACGTGGGTATCGCGGTTGTCGAAGACGTGGTCGCAGAACGCGAACGCCGTGGCATCTACAAGGACATCTTTGATTTCTGTAAGCGCGTGACGGAATACCAGGCGGCTCAGCCTGAAAAACGCCCGCCGCTCAATAAGAAGGTCTTGGAATGCTTGATTATGGCTGGCGCCTTGGACGATTTGCCGGGCAGCCGTGCCGTGCAGGTCGCAACGGTGGACCGCGCTTTGGAAGTCGCCATGCGCAGCCAGGAAGACAAGGCCAAGGGCCAGGTCTCGCTGTTTGACTTGGGTGGCCCTGCCGCTATGCCGAACACTGCTGAAGTCTTGGAAGAAGCCGAAGAATGGACGGCGATGGAAATGCTCAACAAGGAACGCAGCGTGCTTGGCTTGTTCCTCTCTGGGCACCCGCTTGATGAATTCCGTCCGGAACTCACGGGCTTTACGAGCTGCTCCCTCTCGGAAGACGAAATTACCCGCTATGTGGGCGATACGGTTGTCGTGGGCGGTGTCGTTATCCGTATGCGCTCCATCGAAACAAAGCGCGGCGATACGATTGGCTCTGGTGCTATCCAGGATTTCCAGGGTGAAATCGAAATGTTCTTCAAGAAGGACGTCTGGGAACGCTTGCGCGATACTGTTTCTGTCGATGACCGTGTGCTTGTGAAGGGCGTTTTGGAACAGCAACGCGACCGCGATGGCTACCAGATTATCGTCGAAGAAGTGGTTCAGCTCGACCGCGTGCGTTGCGACATGGTGGATTACATCCATGCGAATTTCACCGTTGGCATGCTTACAGACGAGTTCTTGGACAAGCTTGAAGTCGAAATGAAGGCCAATTTGGCAGATGAATACTGCCATGGGTGCCAAATGGTGTTCCATTTGGAGGCAGATTCCGGATTTGAGCATGCCGTTGTCCTAAAAAAATATAAAGTTGTATATACTCAGGAATTGTTGCAGTGGCTTAAAACAGATTTAGGCGCTCTGAAGGTTTGGGTATCGAATCGTGCAAAACGTTAA
- a CDS encoding LamG-like jellyroll fold domain-containing protein → MNIKYLASVAALASFGVFAGCSESTTPSPVAGEQGGTIDVGGVVASNTSYNAARTKLSRCSHAVVNQWEMDTTAVEQKAVTVSAESAFEGENFAIEANVAVDESDAYTVASAGIGGTGSAWMLQVENGEVVFKWRDSQEGGWRVLKADKDVHKGVWNDVRLEHVDSLSVLIVNGEIAGAYKHSSKLGNLDGDLTIGFDRAEGDDANNSGRIAVIRVEYTFDIYVIPVESSSSAVVTEDPKSTLGDYPWIAAWEFNDDSDVGRDFTGNGHTAVIGEGAVATADGIAKFDGKSGFSVPLTPDLKINDFVIESRFKPASSSRFNNILVAEPPGRYGDGWIFRLGYGKLYFNIRDAANGTGWSEFEIAPVPMDEWTVARVERLGDEISFFINGDLVKRVKFNGDVSDLTYNWGVGYDAMNQALHQRYFDGEIDYIRFGENVAEPKKEDVEEQKPVEKVEGDWLAAWEFNDDSNVGRDFSGNGHTAKIGEGSVVAIDGIAAFNGKSGFYVDLAKDININEFVVEARVRPTQFGTMQNIIVAEPPGRGVDGWQLRIDEGVLRVHLRDTDKDYDDWNIFPGKKMALGEWSTVRVERSNDSLKVFQDGVLTVSVAYKGDLTQMRYDWGIGYDAMNQAFHNRYFIGEMDYIRFGKFEGFSDVNDASLTEVKPLVAWEFNEPTFVGLDAMSNNSTKFHAGAPVVEDTTLKLDGQSGLKVYLSPTFIRNTFAVEARVKPTKFGGMQNIIVAEPPGCLGDGWIIRLDDGVLDVYFRDENTDGTAWNSLYGQKLALDEWTTIRVERSADSIKVFQNGELTVKAAAKGDVSQLGYDIGIGYDAMNQAVHNRFFVGEIDYIRYFEK, encoded by the coding sequence ATGAACATAAAGTATTTAGCTTCCGTTGCTGCATTGGCCTCGTTTGGAGTGTTTGCGGGGTGCTCGGAATCGACAACGCCATCACCTGTCGCAGGTGAACAGGGCGGTACAATTGATGTGGGTGGTGTTGTTGCTTCGAATACGAGCTACAATGCTGCAAGAACGAAGCTTTCCCGCTGCTCCCACGCTGTGGTGAACCAGTGGGAAATGGATACGACGGCAGTCGAACAGAAAGCGGTAACCGTTTCTGCCGAATCTGCTTTTGAAGGGGAGAACTTCGCCATTGAGGCAAACGTTGCAGTAGATGAATCAGATGCATATACAGTTGCTTCTGCGGGTATCGGAGGCACAGGCTCTGCATGGATGCTTCAGGTTGAAAATGGCGAAGTCGTCTTTAAGTGGCGCGACAGTCAAGAAGGAGGCTGGCGCGTCCTTAAAGCCGATAAGGATGTCCATAAAGGGGTATGGAACGATGTCCGCCTGGAACATGTGGACTCGTTGAGTGTCCTTATCGTTAATGGTGAAATCGCCGGTGCTTACAAGCACTCGTCCAAGTTGGGGAACTTGGACGGCGATTTAACCATTGGTTTTGATCGCGCAGAAGGGGATGATGCCAACAATAGTGGGCGTATCGCCGTTATTCGCGTAGAATATACGTTCGATATCTACGTCATTCCGGTTGAATCTTCTAGCAGCGCTGTTGTGACAGAAGATCCGAAATCTACGCTCGGTGACTATCCGTGGATTGCCGCTTGGGAATTCAATGACGACTCCGACGTCGGTCGCGATTTCACTGGAAACGGCCATACGGCTGTTATTGGCGAAGGCGCCGTTGCTACGGCTGATGGCATTGCAAAGTTTGATGGCAAGTCCGGCTTTAGCGTTCCGTTGACTCCGGATTTGAAGATTAACGATTTCGTAATCGAATCCCGCTTCAAGCCGGCTAGCTCCTCCCGCTTTAACAACATCTTGGTGGCTGAACCTCCTGGACGTTACGGCGATGGCTGGATCTTCCGCCTCGGCTACGGTAAGCTGTATTTCAACATCCGCGATGCCGCTAATGGTACCGGCTGGTCTGAATTCGAAATCGCCCCTGTCCCGATGGACGAATGGACGGTTGCACGTGTCGAACGCCTTGGTGACGAAATCAGCTTCTTTATCAATGGCGATTTGGTGAAAAGGGTCAAATTCAATGGCGATGTCAGCGACCTGACCTATAACTGGGGCGTTGGCTATGATGCCATGAACCAGGCTCTCCATCAGCGTTACTTTGACGGTGAAATCGACTACATCCGCTTTGGCGAAAATGTTGCCGAACCGAAAAAGGAAGATGTTGAAGAACAGAAGCCTGTTGAAAAAGTCGAAGGCGATTGGCTTGCCGCTTGGGAATTCAATGACGACTCCAATGTCGGTCGTGATTTCTCCGGAAACGGTCACACGGCAAAGATTGGCGAAGGCTCGGTTGTCGCTATTGACGGTATCGCCGCTTTCAATGGCAAGTCTGGATTCTATGTGGATCTTGCTAAGGATATCAACATCAACGAATTTGTGGTCGAAGCCCGTGTAAGGCCGACTCAGTTCGGTACGATGCAGAATATCATTGTGGCTGAACCTCCTGGACGCGGTGTTGATGGTTGGCAGCTCCGCATTGACGAAGGTGTTTTGAGAGTCCATTTGCGTGATACCGATAAGGATTACGATGACTGGAACATTTTCCCGGGCAAGAAGATGGCTCTCGGCGAATGGAGCACGGTCCGTGTTGAACGCAGCAATGATTCTCTCAAGGTCTTCCAGGATGGCGTACTGACGGTTTCTGTTGCCTATAAGGGTGACTTGACCCAGATGCGTTATGATTGGGGTATTGGCTACGATGCCATGAACCAGGCTTTCCACAACCGCTACTTCATTGGTGAAATGGATTATATCCGCTTTGGCAAGTTTGAAGGTTTCTCCGACGTTAATGATGCCTCCTTGACCGAAGTGAAGCCGCTCGTCGCTTGGGAATTTAACGAACCGACCTTTGTGGGACTTGATGCAATGTCTAACAATTCTACGAAGTTCCACGCCGGGGCCCCGGTTGTTGAAGATACGACGCTCAAGCTCGATGGTCAATCTGGCTTGAAGGTGTATCTCTCTCCGACCTTCATTCGCAATACCTTTGCAGTTGAAGCTCGCGTAAAGCCGACTAAGTTTGGCGGTATGCAGAACATCATCGTGGCTGAACCTCCTGGATGCCTCGGTGACGGCTGGATTATCCGTCTCGATGATGGCGTTCTTGATGTTTACTTCCGCGATGAAAACACCGATGGTACTGCTTGGAATTCCCTCTATGGTCAAAAGCTTGCTCTCGATGAATGGACCACGATTCGCGTAGAACGCAGCGCTGATTCTATCAAGGTGTTCCAGAATGGCGAACTGACGGTTAAGGCTGCCGCCAAGGGCGATGTGTCTCAGCTGGGCTACGACATCGGTATCGGTTATGATGCCATGAACCAGGCTGTACACAACCGTTTCTTTGTCGGTGAAATCGATTACATCCGTTACTTCGAAAAGTAA
- a CDS encoding glycosyltransferase family 2 protein, protein MVIDVGIINYNGGSELTECVKSLKAQSSPVRVFVFDNASTDDSIELLKKQGLDCQITQCPKNLGYAGACNGLLEQMDSEIQVLCNMDLEFDPTWAENLLKCFERHPEAGSVASLVMEKSGFVNAVGVLLGADLFAKNEGSGLDASDADIREKDVFGCYGAVMSFRKAAAQAAGKMDDSFFLFFEETEWYFRHNLAGFKTVFCPEARVYHERSMTTVRYSPLKLFYSERNRLRSAIRLLPLGSILVLPVRGFVRYLNMAKGGVPGQSGDGKKLSKVAICKALAKAWLEALVSLPKEWATRKKYERKYGNVTGKVRELLASYPLQDK, encoded by the coding sequence ATGGTTATAGACGTCGGAATTATCAATTATAATGGTGGATCGGAACTTACGGAATGTGTCAAGAGCTTAAAGGCGCAGTCTAGCCCGGTTCGGGTTTTTGTTTTTGATAACGCATCGACGGATGATTCCATTGAACTCCTGAAAAAACAGGGGCTGGATTGCCAGATTACGCAGTGCCCCAAGAATCTGGGATATGCGGGCGCCTGTAACGGTCTCTTGGAACAGATGGATTCCGAGATTCAGGTGCTTTGCAACATGGACCTGGAATTTGACCCCACGTGGGCAGAAAACTTGCTCAAATGCTTTGAACGCCACCCGGAGGCGGGTTCTGTCGCAAGTCTCGTGATGGAAAAGAGCGGCTTTGTGAATGCTGTGGGCGTTTTGCTTGGCGCGGACCTCTTTGCAAAAAATGAAGGCAGTGGTCTTGATGCATCTGATGCGGATATCCGCGAGAAGGACGTCTTTGGTTGCTATGGTGCCGTGATGAGTTTCCGCAAGGCGGCAGCGCAGGCGGCGGGCAAGATGGATGATAGCTTCTTCTTGTTCTTTGAAGAGACGGAATGGTATTTCCGCCACAATCTGGCGGGGTTCAAGACCGTTTTTTGCCCCGAGGCGAGAGTGTATCATGAACGCTCGATGACGACGGTGCGCTATTCTCCTTTGAAATTATTTTATTCGGAACGCAACCGTTTGCGTTCGGCGATTCGTCTGTTGCCGTTGGGGAGTATCCTGGTGCTTCCGGTGCGCGGTTTTGTGCGTTACCTGAACATGGCAAAGGGCGGTGTTCCCGGCCAGTCTGGCGATGGGAAAAAGCTTTCGAAAGTCGCTATTTGCAAGGCTCTTGCAAAGGCTTGGCTAGAGGCTTTGGTTTCGCTCCCGAAGGAATGGGCGACCCGCAAAAAGTACGAACGCAAATATGGGAACGTGACGGGAAAAGTTCGTGAACTCCTTGCCTCATATCCCTTGCAAGATAAGTAG
- the mutL gene encoding DNA mismatch repair endonuclease MutL, whose amino-acid sequence MAEIHLLSDEIINKIAAGEVIERPASAVKELIENAIDAGATRIQVQIEQGGKKKIQVTDNGKGMGAADLDLCYLRHTTSKLTNADDLFHLHTNGFRGEAVASIAAVSKLTITSATQEGESGRIVVKGGEVIEKEDIQASRGTTFLVEDLFYNTPVRRTFLGSETSECSRILDIVLKTAISHPEIRFDYKVGDRTVFTGVPGELRSRIAEAIGSKVAKGLLPVDYTEAGVHVTGYISPTTETNGKRNHQFLFMRNRPIENKMVSKAVSQAYEPYGAQCKPVTVLFLDMPDMEFDINVHPAKREVRFANGNLVFLVVTHAIRDTFTKDLEAHSPIIDLSDEFMGSPSPVSQTTPAQSAMPEMPAFDTPAQSSFATPAAPAQPQNDLPWENPFQQAKPYAASVNKPYTKPASAANSLSDKKSKYDVSDDVQDLFSLPEYGKIISLEPDHSKPAPPPETPWAPPSFFQIANTYIAGEDSNGLLIIDQHAAHTRVLFEQAMESLQNNIMQDSQELLFPELIDLSKQEKEIFRNVDEQLRKLGFFVEPFGGDTYQIRSIPSALPLSRAAKAVHDFLNDVDENDTKNDMVKFQEAIAKSWAKTNAYQAGDKLKPEEITALVGQLMITQDPLKSPFGSPTLMRLTLEELSKKFRH is encoded by the coding sequence ATGGCTGAAATTCACCTTTTATCCGATGAAATCATCAATAAAATTGCTGCAGGCGAGGTCATTGAGCGCCCTGCATCGGCAGTCAAGGAACTTATAGAGAACGCAATCGACGCCGGAGCAACCCGAATTCAAGTCCAGATTGAACAAGGTGGAAAGAAAAAAATCCAGGTCACAGACAACGGTAAAGGCATGGGTGCCGCCGATTTGGACCTGTGCTACCTCCGTCATACTACATCCAAACTAACAAATGCAGACGACTTATTTCACCTCCATACAAATGGTTTCCGTGGTGAAGCAGTCGCCTCTATCGCCGCCGTTTCCAAGCTGACCATCACGAGCGCCACGCAAGAAGGCGAAAGCGGTCGCATCGTCGTGAAGGGTGGCGAAGTTATCGAAAAAGAGGACATCCAAGCAAGCCGTGGCACCACGTTCCTTGTAGAAGACCTGTTCTACAACACGCCCGTGCGACGCACGTTCCTCGGCAGTGAAACGTCCGAATGTTCCCGCATTTTAGACATTGTCCTAAAGACAGCCATTTCGCACCCCGAAATCCGCTTTGACTATAAAGTGGGCGATAGAACGGTCTTTACAGGCGTTCCCGGAGAACTCCGCAGCCGCATCGCCGAAGCCATCGGTTCCAAGGTCGCGAAGGGTTTGCTCCCCGTCGATTACACCGAAGCAGGCGTCCATGTGACAGGCTACATCTCGCCCACGACAGAGACTAACGGCAAGCGCAACCACCAATTTCTCTTCATGAGGAACCGTCCCATCGAAAACAAGATGGTGAGCAAGGCCGTTTCGCAAGCGTACGAACCGTATGGAGCGCAGTGCAAGCCCGTAACGGTACTGTTCTTGGACATGCCGGACATGGAATTCGACATCAACGTGCACCCGGCCAAACGTGAAGTCCGTTTTGCGAACGGGAACCTGGTGTTCCTCGTCGTCACACACGCTATCCGCGATACATTTACTAAGGATTTGGAAGCGCACTCCCCCATCATCGACTTGAGCGATGAATTTATGGGAAGTCCATCTCCAGTTTCTCAGACGACGCCAGCGCAATCCGCAATGCCCGAGATGCCGGCTTTCGATACGCCCGCACAGTCTTCGTTTGCAACACCGGCAGCACCGGCTCAGCCGCAAAACGACTTGCCGTGGGAAAATCCGTTTCAACAGGCAAAGCCATACGCGGCCTCTGTAAATAAGCCGTACACAAAGCCCGCAAGTGCCGCAAACTCGCTTTCGGACAAGAAGTCGAAATACGATGTAAGCGACGATGTTCAGGACCTCTTTTCACTCCCTGAATACGGCAAGATTATTTCGCTGGAACCCGATCACAGCAAGCCCGCACCGCCTCCCGAGACGCCGTGGGCGCCGCCCTCGTTCTTCCAGATTGCAAACACCTACATCGCCGGCGAAGATTCCAATGGTCTCTTGATTATCGACCAGCACGCAGCCCACACGCGAGTGCTCTTTGAACAAGCGATGGAATCGCTCCAAAACAACATCATGCAGGATAGCCAGGAACTATTGTTCCCAGAACTCATCGACCTTTCCAAGCAAGAGAAAGAAATATTCCGAAACGTCGATGAGCAATTGCGCAAGCTAGGATTCTTTGTCGAGCCGTTTGGCGGAGATACCTACCAGATCCGCTCGATTCCAAGCGCTCTCCCGCTTTCGCGTGCCGCCAAAGCGGTTCACGACTTCTTGAACGATGTCGATGAAAACGACACCAAGAATGACATGGTCAAGTTCCAGGAAGCGATTGCAAAATCCTGGGCAAAGACGAACGCGTACCAGGCAGGCGACAAGCTCAAGCCCGAAGAAATCACAGCTCTCGTCGGTCAGTTGATGATTACGCAGGATCCGCTCAAGTCCCCGTTCGGGAGCCCGACGCTCATGCGCTTAACGCTTGAGGAACTGAGCAAGAAATTCAGACACTAG